A part of Triplophysa dalaica isolate WHDGS20190420 chromosome 17, ASM1584641v1, whole genome shotgun sequence genomic DNA contains:
- the LOC130439182 gene encoding phospholipase A and acyltransferase 4-like: MNFGDLISYRRPGYTHWAVFTGKNEKGQDTVVEFAGESGLNSKAGAKVKEGLLQPGGKVDNQLDSKLPRKSDSEMKATIKEMMGDGAGKYGVLDNNCEHLVTRIRYGIPRSLQAEKVIESNVQFHGNLTSELSDTFGATFHPPSPLSKFK, encoded by the exons ATGAATTTTGGAGACCTCATTTCATATCGGCGTCCTGGGTACACACACTGGGCAGTGTTCACCGGGAAGAATGAAAAGGGACAAGATACAGTTGTCGAGTTTGCAG GTGAAAGCGGATTAAACAGTAAAGCAGGAGCCAAGGTGAAGGAAGGTCTGCTCCAGCCTGGTGGCAAAGTCGACAATCAATTGGATTCGAAATTACCACGAAAATCTGACTCAGAAATGAAAGCAACTATTAAAGAGATGATGGGTGATGGTGCTGGAAAATACGGAGTACTCGACAACAACTGTGAGCACCTAGTCACACGTATTCGCTACGGGATTCCCAGATCACTACAG GCAGAAAAAGTTATCGAGTCGAATGTCCAGTTTCATGGAAACCTTACCAGTGAACTTTCTGATACATTCGGTGCAACTTTCCATCCACCATCACCACTctcaaaatttaaataa
- the LOC130439179 gene encoding uncharacterized protein LOC130439179 isoform X3: protein MDEADELCGLLFLWLEKRKQCEEKLLDLAKELEDVHEKRGLAAPLLATTVGTIAGAAVDIASTAIEAIISGSTMKDAKNIMQEDEKIVKNIQKAIENLKKECGVQQNGAHGSSDVDCEMATQIMSAVARRNNVDVPLEFIRTFTRSLLFQNSGGLNATIAAAIPEMLILSVVGLCFQLGITAGAKAVRCCGAKAFAFNGAKAAASSGAKDATKVGFKALGAIGFGISLYSLYSSCEEMINNNQGTKASQALRAAAREIQEARGNLEKPLDAMKKITQKIRKLKNRIKSLRKYSLSMTETGQKIINWIIQSCTNDEVVSWLKTLPHQIQFLNLLTFFVLYLKSLPERLMNNAGGHIDIVIVAHGAITNVPLPASLLTPPNIKDTVLYSPWNCLINSRVASAIAEGWNNTEGRHFYNPNQPVLFEPNPLPDHWNHMQRSFLPVPLIVLTPLQPDEPAWKEFQSLQGHMDRDGRVIIPYLVPIDCVQALRETPFLCSFLHCPTY from the exons ATGGATGAAGCAGACGAGTTGTGCGGTTTGCTGTTTTTATGGCTGGAAAAGAGGAAGCAGTGTGAAGAGAAGCTTTTGGATTTGGCAAAGGAGTTGGAGGATGTTCATGAAAAAA GAGGTCTGGCCGCCCCTCTTCTTGCCACAACAGTGGGGACCATAGCGGGAGCTGCTGTCGACATCGCTTCCACAGCAATAGAGGCAATCATCTCCGGCAGTACTATGAAGGACGCTAAAAATATCATGCAAGAAGATGAGAAGATTGTAAAGAACATTCAGAAGGCAATAGAAAATCTGAAGAAGGAATGTGGAGTTCAACAAAATGGCGCTCATGGATCTTCAGATGTAGATTGTGAGATGGCCACTCAAATTATGTCCGCAGTGGCAAGACGAAATAATGTAGATGTTCCCTTGGAATTTATCAGAACATTCACCAGGTCCTTGTTGTTTCAAAATTCAGGTGGACTGAATGCTACTATTGCTGCCGCCATTCCGGAAATGTTGATTTTATCTGTTGTAGGATTATGTTTTCAATTGGGCATCACGGCAGGTGCTAAAGCTGTCAGATGCTGTGGTGCAAAAGCTTTTGCATTCAATGGTGCAAAAGCTGCCGCATCCTCTGGTGCAAAAGATGCTACTAAAGTAGGTTTTAAg GCACTTGGTGCTATTGGTTTCGGCATCTCTCTGTACAGCTTGTATTCGAGTTGTGAAGAAATGATAAACAACAATCAGGGCACAAAGGCCAGCCAGGCTCTGCGAGCTGCAGCCAGGGAAATACAGGAAGCCAGGGGAAACCTGGAAAAACCACTCGATGCAATGAA aaaaatcacccaaaaaataaGGAAACTGAAAAATCGTATCAAGAGCTTGCGGAAATATTCTCTGAGCATGACCGAGACTGGACAGAAAATCATTAATTGGATCATTCAATCATGTACGAATGATGAGGTCGTGTCCTGGCTGAAGACATTACCTCATCAGATTCAGTTTCTAAACCTTCTTACATTTTTCGTGTTATATTTGAAATCCCTTCCAGAACGTTTGATGAATAACGCTGGAGGTCACATAGACATTGTGATTGTGGCTCATGGTGCAATCACGAACGTGCCCCTGCCAGCGAGTCTCTTGACGCCTCCTAACATTAAGGACACTGTTCTCTACTCTCCGTGGAACTGTCTAATTAATTCTCGTGTTGCAAGTGCAATTGCTGAGGGATGGAATAACACGGAGGGCAGACATTTTTACAATCCAAACCAGCCAGTTCTGTTTGAGCCAAACCCCTTACCTGATCACTGGAACCACATGCAAAGATCTTTCCTACCTGTCCCACTGATCGTTTTGACCCCTCTGCAACCAGATGAACCAgcgtggaaagagtttcaaagCCTTCAGGGACACATGGACAGAGATGGTCGGGTTATTATTCCATACTTGGTCCCAATAGATTGTGTACAGGCATTAAGAGAGACGccttttttatgttcatttttgcaCTGTCCTACATATTAA
- the LOC130439179 gene encoding uncharacterized protein LOC130439179 isoform X2, protein MDEADELCGLLFLWLEKRKQCEEKLLDLAKELEDVHEKSTAFQFVGSATSVIALTTAGVFTVLTGGLAAPLLATTVGTIAGAAVDIASTAIEAIISGSTMKDAKNIMQEDEKIVKNIQKAIENLKKECGVQQNGAHGSSDVDCEMATQIMSAVARRNNVDVPLEFIRTFTRSLLFQNSGGLNATIAAAIPEMLILSVVGLCFQLGITAGAKAVRCCGAKAFAFNGAKAAASSGAKDATKALGAIGFGISLYSLYSSCEEMINNNQGTKASQALRAAAREIQEARGNLEKPLDAMKKITQKIRKLKNRIKSLRKYSLSMTETGQKIINWIIQSCTNDEVVSWLKTLPHQIQFLNLLTFFVLYLKSLPERLMNNAGGHIDIVIVAHGAITNVPLPASLLTPPNIKDTVLYSPWNCLINSRVASAIAEGWNNTEGRHFYNPNQPVLFEPNPLPDHWNHMQRSFLPVPLIVLTPLQPDEPAWKEFQSLQGHMDRDGRVIIPYLVPIDCVQALRETPFLCSFLHCPTY, encoded by the exons ATGGATGAAGCAGACGAGTTGTGCGGTTTGCTGTTTTTATGGCTGGAAAAGAGGAAGCAGTGTGAAGAGAAGCTTTTGGATTTGGCAAAGGAGTTGGAGGATGTTCATGAAAAAAGTACAGCTTTTCAATTTGTAGGATCTGCCACGTCCGTGATTGCACTGACTACAGCAGGAGTCTTCACTGTACTGACAGGAGGTCTGGCCGCCCCTCTTCTTGCCACAACAGTGGGGACCATAGCGGGAGCTGCTGTCGACATCGCTTCCACAGCAATAGAGGCAATCATCTCCGGCAGTACTATGAAGGACGCTAAAAATATCATGCAAGAAGATGAGAAGATTGTAAAGAACATTCAGAAGGCAATAGAAAATCTGAAGAAGGAATGTGGAGTTCAACAAAATGGCGCTCATGGATCTTCAGATGTAGATTGTGAGATGGCCACTCAAATTATGTCCGCAGTGGCAAGACGAAATAATGTAGATGTTCCCTTGGAATTTATCAGAACATTCACCAGGTCCTTGTTGTTTCAAAATTCAGGTGGACTGAATGCTACTATTGCTGCCGCCATTCCGGAAATGTTGATTTTATCTGTTGTAGGATTATGTTTTCAATTGGGCATCACGGCAGGTGCTAAAGCTGTCAGATGCTGTGGTGCAAAAGCTTTTGCATTCAATGGTGCAAAAGCTGCCGCATCCTCTGGTGCAAAAGATGCTACTAAA GCACTTGGTGCTATTGGTTTCGGCATCTCTCTGTACAGCTTGTATTCGAGTTGTGAAGAAATGATAAACAACAATCAGGGCACAAAGGCCAGCCAGGCTCTGCGAGCTGCAGCCAGGGAAATACAGGAAGCCAGGGGAAACCTGGAAAAACCACTCGATGCAATGAA aaaaatcacccaaaaaataaGGAAACTGAAAAATCGTATCAAGAGCTTGCGGAAATATTCTCTGAGCATGACCGAGACTGGACAGAAAATCATTAATTGGATCATTCAATCATGTACGAATGATGAGGTCGTGTCCTGGCTGAAGACATTACCTCATCAGATTCAGTTTCTAAACCTTCTTACATTTTTCGTGTTATATTTGAAATCCCTTCCAGAACGTTTGATGAATAACGCTGGAGGTCACATAGACATTGTGATTGTGGCTCATGGTGCAATCACGAACGTGCCCCTGCCAGCGAGTCTCTTGACGCCTCCTAACATTAAGGACACTGTTCTCTACTCTCCGTGGAACTGTCTAATTAATTCTCGTGTTGCAAGTGCAATTGCTGAGGGATGGAATAACACGGAGGGCAGACATTTTTACAATCCAAACCAGCCAGTTCTGTTTGAGCCAAACCCCTTACCTGATCACTGGAACCACATGCAAAGATCTTTCCTACCTGTCCCACTGATCGTTTTGACCCCTCTGCAACCAGATGAACCAgcgtggaaagagtttcaaagCCTTCAGGGACACATGGACAGAGATGGTCGGGTTATTATTCCATACTTGGTCCCAATAGATTGTGTACAGGCATTAAGAGAGACGccttttttatgttcatttttgcaCTGTCCTACATATTAA
- the LOC130439179 gene encoding uncharacterized protein LOC130439179 isoform X1, producing MDEADELCGLLFLWLEKRKQCEEKLLDLAKELEDVHEKSTAFQFVGSATSVIALTTAGVFTVLTGGLAAPLLATTVGTIAGAAVDIASTAIEAIISGSTMKDAKNIMQEDEKIVKNIQKAIENLKKECGVQQNGAHGSSDVDCEMATQIMSAVARRNNVDVPLEFIRTFTRSLLFQNSGGLNATIAAAIPEMLILSVVGLCFQLGITAGAKAVRCCGAKAFAFNGAKAAASSGAKDATKVGFKALGAIGFGISLYSLYSSCEEMINNNQGTKASQALRAAAREIQEARGNLEKPLDAMKKITQKIRKLKNRIKSLRKYSLSMTETGQKIINWIIQSCTNDEVVSWLKTLPHQIQFLNLLTFFVLYLKSLPERLMNNAGGHIDIVIVAHGAITNVPLPASLLTPPNIKDTVLYSPWNCLINSRVASAIAEGWNNTEGRHFYNPNQPVLFEPNPLPDHWNHMQRSFLPVPLIVLTPLQPDEPAWKEFQSLQGHMDRDGRVIIPYLVPIDCVQALRETPFLCSFLHCPTY from the exons ATGGATGAAGCAGACGAGTTGTGCGGTTTGCTGTTTTTATGGCTGGAAAAGAGGAAGCAGTGTGAAGAGAAGCTTTTGGATTTGGCAAAGGAGTTGGAGGATGTTCATGAAAAAAGTACAGCTTTTCAATTTGTAGGATCTGCCACGTCCGTGATTGCACTGACTACAGCAGGAGTCTTCACTGTACTGACAGGAGGTCTGGCCGCCCCTCTTCTTGCCACAACAGTGGGGACCATAGCGGGAGCTGCTGTCGACATCGCTTCCACAGCAATAGAGGCAATCATCTCCGGCAGTACTATGAAGGACGCTAAAAATATCATGCAAGAAGATGAGAAGATTGTAAAGAACATTCAGAAGGCAATAGAAAATCTGAAGAAGGAATGTGGAGTTCAACAAAATGGCGCTCATGGATCTTCAGATGTAGATTGTGAGATGGCCACTCAAATTATGTCCGCAGTGGCAAGACGAAATAATGTAGATGTTCCCTTGGAATTTATCAGAACATTCACCAGGTCCTTGTTGTTTCAAAATTCAGGTGGACTGAATGCTACTATTGCTGCCGCCATTCCGGAAATGTTGATTTTATCTGTTGTAGGATTATGTTTTCAATTGGGCATCACGGCAGGTGCTAAAGCTGTCAGATGCTGTGGTGCAAAAGCTTTTGCATTCAATGGTGCAAAAGCTGCCGCATCCTCTGGTGCAAAAGATGCTACTAAAGTAGGTTTTAAg GCACTTGGTGCTATTGGTTTCGGCATCTCTCTGTACAGCTTGTATTCGAGTTGTGAAGAAATGATAAACAACAATCAGGGCACAAAGGCCAGCCAGGCTCTGCGAGCTGCAGCCAGGGAAATACAGGAAGCCAGGGGAAACCTGGAAAAACCACTCGATGCAATGAA aaaaatcacccaaaaaataaGGAAACTGAAAAATCGTATCAAGAGCTTGCGGAAATATTCTCTGAGCATGACCGAGACTGGACAGAAAATCATTAATTGGATCATTCAATCATGTACGAATGATGAGGTCGTGTCCTGGCTGAAGACATTACCTCATCAGATTCAGTTTCTAAACCTTCTTACATTTTTCGTGTTATATTTGAAATCCCTTCCAGAACGTTTGATGAATAACGCTGGAGGTCACATAGACATTGTGATTGTGGCTCATGGTGCAATCACGAACGTGCCCCTGCCAGCGAGTCTCTTGACGCCTCCTAACATTAAGGACACTGTTCTCTACTCTCCGTGGAACTGTCTAATTAATTCTCGTGTTGCAAGTGCAATTGCTGAGGGATGGAATAACACGGAGGGCAGACATTTTTACAATCCAAACCAGCCAGTTCTGTTTGAGCCAAACCCCTTACCTGATCACTGGAACCACATGCAAAGATCTTTCCTACCTGTCCCACTGATCGTTTTGACCCCTCTGCAACCAGATGAACCAgcgtggaaagagtttcaaagCCTTCAGGGACACATGGACAGAGATGGTCGGGTTATTATTCCATACTTGGTCCCAATAGATTGTGTACAGGCATTAAGAGAGACGccttttttatgttcatttttgcaCTGTCCTACATATTAA